A genomic window from Dermacentor silvarum isolate Dsil-2018 chromosome 9, BIME_Dsil_1.4, whole genome shotgun sequence includes:
- the LOC119463899 gene encoding toll-like receptor 2, which yields MDTRIAVVLLWIATNVHGHGLYHPCYEIRRQSTLLIQFRHCKVTVEDGYLNALCNILVVLPPLQKFIPADPEVLTMEQLLVSDKPVVNMTSEDGPVCLSLRTVRFKKWNYFPQALAKNYDQFVTAEQRHFGPFSVYSMLIYIRQMTFNITFNRHPPLAAAVCSGRMADGSCRFDIYGFVDRYHHNFSSKPDIPAFVKYWNLRFTLTEAVNVTFTDTVKMIPVALFRIVALTPIKHVVFHKCNFERIGFNEIPRVKGLESLGFFQAPIKEIHPFAFDLNRDLKNISLISTRLSGIPEAIFLFKQLDTLDMSDTDVPLDVPFGFCPGKCLWNSTALRLIISGTNLTTLPNRAFCGFPMLKQLFLDRCHLTNIHGSPFECLEQLEILSMSGNDIKWLHGENLKGLKSLVYLSMSNNGIAYLQGSHVLSNLISLRTLVLAQNELKEVQFDPMNNSSIEELNLAGNELRLWRPPLFIHMRKLKNLNLADNELAWIDDDMRRDLYDIDHVNVSYNPWDCSSCQLRNLHSVLEMHPAMCNNCVSCAQPPEKYGKDVRYVTWSEDDCGPLDQYRTYVVPVILSFMSITVLANVLYRNRRYCMYGLLYLKVAIKGYRRQRNSDRFLWDGFLSYHTSDADWVRDVLIPRLESPPMRFRLCVAERDFIPGLPIVENICRAITQSRTSVFVLSREFCRSRWCMFELRLAHHHLSESDRCDGIVLVKKNDVDESEMGDIVEYHVKSRTYVQLPLEGSDDAQNGLFWLQLQAALEH from the coding sequence ATGGATACAAGAATCGCCGTAGTGCTTCTTTGGATTGCGACAAACGTCCATGGCCATGGATTGTACCATCCTTGCTACGAAATCAGGAGACAAAGCACATTGCTCATTCAATTCCGGCACTGCAAGGTGACCGTTGAAGACGGGTACCTTAACGCTCTTTGCAACATCCTAGTCGTGTTACCGCCCCTGCAAAAGTTTATCCCCGCAGATCCCGAAGTACTGACGATGGAACAGCTGCTTGTCTCGGACAAGCCCGTTGTCAATATGACTTCGGAGGACGGTCCTGTGTGCCTGTCGCTGCGCACAGTTAGGTTTAAGAAGTGGAATTACTTCCCGCAGGCTCTGGCCAAGAACTACGACCAGTTTGTGACGGCCGAGCAGAGGCACTTCGGACCATTCAGCGTCTATTCTATGTTAATCTACATTCGCCAGATGACCTTCAACATCACGTTCAACAGACACCCGCCATTAGCTGCCGCCGTGTGCAGTGGTAGGATGGCAGACGGAAGCTGTAGATTTGACATCTACGGCTTTGTGGACCGCTATCACCACAATTTCAGTTCAAAACCGGACATACCGGCGTTCGTTAAATACTGGAATCTCCGCTTCACTTTGACGGAGGCCGTGAACGTCACGTTCACTGACACGGTCAAGATGATCCCCGTTGCACTGTTCAGGATTGTAGCCCTCACACCTATCAAGCATGTTGTCTTCCACAAATGTAACTTTGAGCGAATCGGTTTTAACGAGATACCGCGCGTCAAGGGCCTTGAGAGCCTGGGGTTCTTCCAGGCGCCTATTAAAGAAATTCATCCCTTTGCTTTCGACCTGAACAGAGATCTGAAAAACATTTCACTTATCAGCACAAGGCTTTCAGGCATTCCAGAAGCGATCTTTCTGTTTAAACAGCTTGACACGCTCGACATGAGTGACACAGACGTGCCTCTTGACGTCCCCTTCGGGTTTTGTCCTGGAAAATGCCTATGGAACAGCACTGCTCTGCGGCTGATAATTAGCGGCACCAACCTTACCACGTTACCAAATCGCGCCTTCTGCGGATTCCCGATGCTCAAGCAACTCTTCTTGGACAGGTGTCATCTGACAAATATCCATGGGTCACCGTTCGAGTGCTTGGAACAGCTAGAAATTCTGTCAATGTCTGGCAACGATATTAAGTGGCTCCACGGAGAAAACTTGAAGGGTCTTAAAAGCCTCGTCTATCTGAGTATGAGCAATAACGGTATCGCCTATTTGCAAGGTTCGCATGTATTATCTAATCTCATCTCTCTCCGCACACTGGTACTCGCCCAGAACGAGCTCAAGGAAGTGCAGTTTGATCCCATGAACAATTCCTCTATAGAGGAGCTTAATCTCGCAGGGAATGAGTTACGGCTATGGAGGCCGCCACTCTTTATTCACATGCGTAAATTGAAAAACCTCAACTTGGCGGACAACGAACTCGCCTGGATAGACGATGACATGCGGCGTGACTTGTACGACATCGACCACGTGAACGTGAGTTACAATCCCTGGGACTGCTCCAGCTGCCAGCTGAGAAACCTTCATTCTGTTCTGGAAATGCACCCAGCAATGTGCAACAATTGCGTTTCATGTGCACAACCTCCGGAGAAATACGGGAAGGACGTCCGATACGTGACTTGGTCAGAAGATGACTGCGGCCCGCTTGACCAATACAGGACATACGTCGTCCCTGTGATCCTTTCCTTCATGAGCATCACCGTGCTGGCCAACGTTCTCTACCGCAACCGCCGGTACTGCATGTACGGCCTGCTGTACCTCAAGGTAGCCATCAAAGGATATCGAAGGCAAAGGAACTCTGACCGCTTTCTCTGGGACGGCTTCCTGTCCTACCACACCTCGGACGCCGACTGGGTTCGGGACGTACTCATTCCAAGGTTAGAGTCACCTCCCATGCGGTTCCGTCTGTGCGTGGCCGAGCGAGACTTTATTCCGGGTCTCCCGATTGTTGAAAACATCTGCCGCGCCATAACGCAGAGTCGCACATCGGTTTTCGTGTTGAGCCGCGAGTTCTGTCGTAGCCGCTGGTGCATGTTCGAGCTGAGACTGGCACACCACCACCTCTCCGAAAGCGATCGCTGTGATGGTATCGTGTTGGTAAAGAAGAATGACGTAGACGAGTCTGAGATGGGCGACATCGTCGAGTATCACGTCAAGTCACGCACCTACGTCCAGTTGCCCTTGGAAGGTTCGGACGATGCGCAGAATGGACTCTTTTGGCTCCAGCTTCAGGCAGCATTGGAACACTAG